A stretch of the Archangium violaceum genome encodes the following:
- the trxA gene encoding thioredoxin, producing the protein MAGDIIHLGDADFQREVLEAEGPVLVDFTATWCGPCRALSPTMEALATQHKGHLKVAKLDVDDNQGTAQQYGIRSVPTLLFFKQGKVVGQIVGAPPRARLEGAIQQHI; encoded by the coding sequence ATGGCTGGAGACATCATTCATCTGGGAGACGCGGACTTCCAACGCGAGGTGCTGGAGGCGGAGGGGCCCGTGCTGGTGGACTTCACGGCGACCTGGTGCGGGCCGTGCCGCGCCCTCTCGCCCACGATGGAGGCGCTCGCCACCCAGCACAAGGGCCACTTGAAGGTGGCCAAGCTCGACGTCGATGACAACCAGGGGACGGCCCAGCAGTACGGAATCCGCTCCGTCCCCACCCTGCTCTTCTTCAAGCAGGGCAAGGTGGTGGGGCAGATCGTGGGAGCCCCACCTCGAGCCAGGCTGGAAGGCGCGATTCAGCAGCACATCTGA
- a CDS encoding acyl-CoA synthetase, which translates to MTDYEATYRGFRWERPEYFNFATDFVDRWATERPDAPALQWSDEAGHAQLFTWKEVKQRSLHAAQFLTSLGLHKGDRVFVMMPRIPEWWFLTLGCIRAGIVFMPGTPMLTAKDIRYRLLAADANGVIADASCLDRFEGLVGTGRVETWVAVGSAPSPWVVFPPGGAGTGQHGAQFERTRADDPMLIYFTSGTTGMPKMVQHTQASYGLGHQITGRYWLDLTPEDRHLTLSDTGWAKCAWGKLFGPWSQGACNVVYDFRGRFDAARILRVLERQKVTTFCAPPTAWRALVLQDLSQYDLSSLRHALSAGEPLNPEVIDTWKQATGLHIREGYGQTESVVLVGMFPSLEPKAGSMGKPSPGFDVSVIDHEGKELPAGQEGDIAVRVKPEKPVGLFDGYLNDESSNLVSFRGDWYVTGDRAVKDADGYFWFVGRRDDVIKTSGYRVGPFEVESALLEHAAVAESAVVGVPDERIGQRIKAYVVLAPGFKGSEALAEELREYVKKTTAPYKYPREIEFVIELPKTVSGKIRRTELRAMSQQPPKKD; encoded by the coding sequence ATGACCGACTACGAGGCCACCTACCGCGGATTCCGGTGGGAGCGCCCCGAGTACTTCAACTTCGCCACGGACTTCGTCGACCGCTGGGCCACCGAGCGCCCCGATGCGCCCGCGCTGCAGTGGAGTGACGAGGCCGGGCACGCGCAGCTCTTCACCTGGAAGGAGGTGAAGCAGCGCTCGCTGCACGCGGCGCAGTTCCTCACGAGCCTGGGCCTGCACAAGGGCGACCGCGTCTTCGTGATGATGCCGCGGATTCCGGAGTGGTGGTTCCTCACGCTGGGCTGCATCCGCGCGGGCATCGTCTTCATGCCGGGCACGCCGATGCTCACCGCCAAGGACATCCGCTACCGGTTGCTGGCGGCGGACGCCAACGGGGTCATCGCGGACGCGAGCTGTCTGGACAGGTTCGAGGGCCTGGTGGGCACGGGCCGGGTGGAGACCTGGGTGGCGGTGGGCTCCGCGCCTTCGCCCTGGGTGGTCTTCCCGCCGGGAGGGGCGGGCACGGGCCAGCACGGCGCGCAGTTCGAGCGCACGCGCGCGGATGATCCGATGCTCATCTACTTCACGTCGGGCACCACGGGCATGCCGAAGATGGTGCAGCACACGCAGGCCAGCTACGGGCTGGGGCACCAGATTACCGGCCGCTACTGGTTGGACCTGACGCCGGAGGACCGGCATCTGACGCTGTCGGACACGGGCTGGGCCAAGTGCGCGTGGGGCAAGCTGTTCGGCCCGTGGAGCCAGGGCGCGTGCAACGTGGTGTACGACTTCCGGGGCCGGTTCGACGCGGCGCGGATTCTGCGGGTGCTCGAGCGCCAGAAGGTGACGACGTTCTGTGCGCCCCCCACGGCCTGGCGCGCCCTCGTGCTGCAGGACCTGTCCCAGTACGACCTGTCGTCGCTGCGGCACGCGTTGAGCGCGGGCGAGCCGCTCAACCCCGAGGTCATCGACACGTGGAAGCAGGCCACCGGGCTGCACATCCGCGAGGGCTATGGGCAGACGGAGTCGGTGGTTCTGGTGGGGATGTTCCCCTCGCTGGAGCCGAAGGCGGGCTCCATGGGCAAGCCGTCTCCGGGCTTCGACGTGTCCGTCATCGACCACGAGGGGAAGGAGCTACCGGCGGGCCAGGAGGGCGACATCGCGGTGCGGGTGAAGCCGGAGAAGCCGGTGGGCCTCTTCGATGGTTACCTCAACGACGAGTCGTCCAATCTGGTGTCGTTCCGGGGCGACTGGTACGTGACGGGCGACCGGGCGGTGAAGGACGCGGACGGCTACTTCTGGTTCGTGGGACGGCGTGACGACGTCATCAAGACGTCGGGCTACCGGGTGGGGCCGTTCGAGGTGGAGTCGGCCCTGCTGGAGCACGCCGCGGTGGCGGAGTCCGCGGTGGTGGGCGTGCCGGATGAGCGGATCGGCCAACGCATCAAGGCGTACGTGGTGCTGGCGCCGGGCTTCAAGGGCTCGGAGGCGCTCGCCGAGGAGCTGCGCGAGTACGTGAAGAAGACGACGGCGCCCTACAAGTATCCTCGGGAGATCGAGTTCGTGATCGAGCTCCCGAAGACGGTGAGCGGGAAGATCCGCCGCACGGAGCTCCGTGCGATGTCTCAGCAGCCTCCGAAGAAGGACTGA